One Xenopus tropicalis strain Nigerian chromosome 8, UCB_Xtro_10.0, whole genome shotgun sequence genomic window carries:
- the bdkrb2 gene encoding B2 bradykinin receptor, whose protein sequence is MTFNAIESYTKAYASFNTSSFPLENALIQSNRTCTLSESWEWIFSFQPIYMWIVFVLGFIENMFVLIVFLLHKKRCTVAEIYLGNLAAADFLLVCGLPFWAIYISNKFHWPFGSFLCVFINGLIQLNLYGSIYFLMMVSIDRYLALVKTMSFGRMRTGRCAKLNCLLIWIFAVVSSMPKTIFRRIRYFPEFNVTACVIDPPSPSWNVASGLLLTLVGFLIPVTVISYCSFHIINVLRNNSMQEFKEINKEKKASVLVLVVLLVFIICWLPFHITTFIDTLHMMNLFSSCAMNNFIEIASQISSYLGYSNSFINPLLYVMVGNHFRKKVKEVYNQFQIRKQRGRNASIPTDFTADTVRTSISMEPQKNRILL, encoded by the coding sequence ATGACTTTCAATGCAATTGAAAGTTACACTAAGGCGTATGCAAGTTTCAATACCTCTTCATTTCCACTTGAGAATGCTTTGATACAGTCCAATAGAACATGCACTTTGTCAGAAAGCTGGGAATGGATATTCTCTTTCCAACCAATTTATATGTGGATAGTATTTGTGCTTGGTTTTATAGAGAACATGTTTGTCCTTATAGTCTTCCTGCTACATAAAAAGCGCTGTACCGTGGCTGAAATTTACCTTGGAAACCTGGCAGCTGCAGACTTTCTCCTTGTATGTGGCTTACCGTTCTGGGCCATTTATATTTCCAACAAATTTCACTGGCCCTTTGGAAGCTTTCTCTGTGTTTTCATCAATGGCCTGATTCAGTTGAACCTATATGGCAGCATTTATTTCCTTATGATGGTGAGCATTGACCGATATTTGGCACTTGTCAAAACAATGTCATTTGGAAGAATGAGAACAGGGAGATGTGCAAAGCTAAACTGCCTGCTCATTTGGATATTTGCAGTGGTATCAAGCATGCCTAAAACAATTTTCAGAAGAATCCGATATTTCCCTGAGTTCAATGTCACGGCCTGTGTAATTGATCCTCCATCTCCGAGCTGGAATGTGGCCTCGGGATTACTGCTAACTCTTGTTGGCTTCCTCATACCTGTAACTGTTATTTCTTATTGCAGTTTccatataataaatgttttaaggAACAATTCAATGCAAGAATTTAAGGAAATCAATAAAGAAAAGAAGGCCTCGGTCTTGGTCTTGGTCGTCCTTTTAGTGTTCATTATCTGCTGGCTTCCATTCCATATTACTACGTTTATTGATACATTGCATATGATGAATCTGTTCTCCAGCTGTGCTATGaataattttattgaaattgCCAGCCAGATCTCATCATACCTAGGCTATAGCAACAGTTTCATCAATCCACTGCTCTACGTTATGGTTGGAAATCATTTCCGGAAGAAGGTCAAGGAGGTTTATAATCAATTCCAAATACGGAAACAAAGAGGGAGAAATGCCTCCATTCCCACAGATTTTACAGCTGATACTGTACGTACTTCCATCTCTATGGAGCCACAGAAGAACAGGATATTGTTATGA